The following nucleotide sequence is from Endozoicomonas sp. GU-1.
CCTTGTGAACGGCCTTTGGAATAGCGGCTTTTTCCTGGATTTCTCTATTGGCAAAGTCTAATAGCTCTTTATCTGAAACCTGACTGTTATCTGCGATTTGCACATAGCAAACCGGTACTTCACCTGCATGGGCATCAGGTCGACCAACAGCTGCTGCCAGGGTGACGTCGGGGTGCTTGCACATGGTTTCTTCAATCAGTTTTGGTTCAATATTATGGCCACCCCGAACAATCAGCTCTTTTTTACGACCGGTCAGCCAGAAGTAACCGTCGGAATCCTGTCGTGCCAGGTCCCCGGAATTGAGCCATGTGTCACCATTGTCGTCAGTGACCCACAGGCCCTCATTCTGATGGTCCAATTGATAACCTAACGATAAATTAGGCCCTCTCATGATCAGTGCGCCAATTTCATCGGTATCACAAATACGTACTATTTTATTGTCTTTCAGTTCAGCACAAACCATTTGTTGATAGGGGATGCGTACGCCAATAGAGCCGATCTTTTTCTTGCCGTGCAATAAATTCAAACTGGATGCGCATGTGGCTTCTGTTAATCCATAACCTTCCAGAATTTCAACGCCGGTAGCCTCCTGAAATGAACGGGCCACTTCTACGGGTAACGGTGCAGCGCCACAGATGGCTGCGTCTAATGACGATAAGTCTTTACCCTTCGTTGGGTAGTTCATCAGGGTCGAGTATACCGTGGGTACACCACTGAATGCCGATACTTTAAAGTGCGCAATGATATCCCAGAAATTCGGAAAAACATCTTCGCCACGGTAGCCCTGTGGCGTGCAGATAACGACAGATGCACCAATCATCAGCGGCACCAGTCCGGTGACCAGGGCACCATTGACATGGAACAGGGGCAACCCCCCCCAGAATGGATTTCTCCGATGTCATGGTACTTTGACTCATCATTTGCAATGAGCGGGCATTAAACAGTTCATTAGCGTGTGTGCGACGTGCAATCTTTGGCAAACCGGTTGTTCCGCCGGTACAAAACAGGGATGAAATGGTGTCTTTGGTGAACTGTCGATCAAACATTAATTGATCGGCATGCTGTTTTTTGATGCTTTGCGTAAAGTTGTAATAGGTTTTACCGGCCGGCATGGTAATGGATTTACGCATCCTTCGTTGAATCATTCTGGCGATCGGCCCCGTCAATCCCTGTACATAGTGTGCGATATCTACACCGATCACATGTTCGACACTGGTCAACTGCGGAATAATGGGTTCCAGCTTGGGCCATAAATCAATATTTTTCATTGGATTCATGGTAACCACAGCTTTCGTATTGACAGAATTGATCAGATCTTTAATTTGTTCTGACTCTAATAATGGGTTGATGGCCAATACCTGACAGCAAGCCTCCCCACCCCAGATGACGTAATGGGTTTCCGGCAGATTGGGCATGATAAATGCCACAACATCATCCGGGCCCAAGCCAATGGAATGGAAAAAGTTGGCAGTCTGATTGATATGAGCAATCAGTGATCCATAGGTGATGGTATGGGCTGAAGCGTATTCACTGCCCTTTAAAAAAAAGGATAAGGCGGTTTTGCCGGGGCGCAAATGGGCGCTGGTCATAATAGCTTCGTAAGTGCTTTCAAACTGACTCAGGCTTTCATAGGGATAATCTTTTTCCAGCTGCTCTAAATCTTGTAACGATGTTATTTTTATTGGTTCCATTATCTACCGCCTCAGATTGTTACTGCGATTTTTCATGCATAGTGCTGATTTGCGTTAAAGAAATATGCTAATGGAATGGGCGGATTAGCTTAACTGAAAAGGTTTCGGTGCCATTGGCAAGAAATCGAATAGGTGCCGAAAAAGAACCTGATGATTAACTACTTAACCATCAGGCGTTGTTCAGATTAACGGTGGATACGGGTGCCGGTAGTCCGGTTCATCACATCCAGTGCATGGTATAAATCACCGATATTACCAACACCTCCGGTCTTCTCGGCAAAGGCACAGCAGGCATCCACTTTGGGTCCCATGGACCCGGCAGCGAAGGCATAGCCTCTCATTTCGGTGACAGTAACATCGGTCAATGGTCGTTCACTTGGCTTGCCCCAGTCGACACACACGTGAGCGCCATCGGTCAGAATAAGTAGCTCGGCAGCCCCGATTTCCTGAGCCAGCATGGACGCTGTGGCATCCTTGTCGATAACGGCCTCAAAACCTTCAATGTCCGGGCCATTTTTTACCACTGGGGCACCACCGCCGCCGCCACAGATAACAATATGGTTGCGATCCAGAAGGCACTTGATGGCATCCGTTTCCATGACTTTGACCGGAGCCGGTGAAGGAACGACACGACGCCAGTAAGCACCATCGGGTTTGATGGTCCAGCCATGCTCTGCCGCCAGCTTTTCAGCGGTTTCCCTGTCATACACAGGACCGATAAACTTCGATGGATCGGCAATAGACGGATCATTGGCATCCACCAAAACCTGGGTCACCAGCGTGGTTACTTCCGCTTGGGGCAGCTCTTTACGGATGCCCTGCTCCAGCAAATAGCCGATCATACCCTGGGTTTCAGCGCCCAGAACATCCATCGGGTATGGCGGGCAGTCACGATAAGAGAGGTTCTGCAAAGCCAGCAGGCCAACCTGTGGGCCATTACCATGCACAATAACCAGACGATAATTTTCGCTCAGTTTGGCCAGTGACTGAGCAGTGGCGGCAACACTTTTCCGCTGATTTTCACAGCTCATTAACTCGCCACGCTGCAGCAGTGCATTACCACCGATAGCGACAACCAGAATAGGCTTATCCATAAAAGCCCTCGTTATGATTTATTGAGGTTGAATGAGAAAAAAATGGCAGCCCGGAGCCGGGCCACCAAAACGGTTGATTAGAATCGGCTGAGGAAGGTTTCGATACGATCCTGATGGAAAGCCAGTGTTTCTTCAGTTGGCACTTCAATATGCTTATGAGTCAGGTAAACCAGCAGGGCCATTTGAGCGGTCAGGCGGTTTTCCGCTTCGTCAAAGATCACGGAACGTGGTCCATCCATGACTTCCCTGGTGCACTCGCGCTGGTCATTGGCAGGCAGGCAGTGCATGAACATGGCATTTTCACCGGCCTTGGCCATCATCTCTTCAGTCACTACATAGTTGGGAATGAAGGTAGCCAGACGCTCTTCTTTTTCAGCTTCCTGACCGAACCAGTAGAAGCTGTCAGCAACAATAATGTCACAGCCTTCTACTTCGTTGGTGTCGTCCGTCACGGTGAGGCGACCACCGTAGATTTCGCAGTTTTCTTTGGCGATATCCTGCCACAGCTGAGGAGCCTGATACTTTTTAGGGCCAATGTGTTTGAAGTGCATGCCAAATTTGGTGCAGCAGAACATCAGGTCGGAACAGACGTTAGTGGCATCACCAACGAAGGCAACGGTCAGATCGTCCATTTTCTTGCCTTCAGGCAGGTGTTCCATCATGGTGAACAGGTCGGCCATCATCTGGGTTGGGTGCAGCCAGTCACAGAGACCATTGATAACCGGAACAGTGGCGTGTTCAGCCAGGCCGGCAACCGTTTTATGGTCATCCACGCGGGCCAGGATGACGTCACACATACGGGAAAGTACACGACCAGTGTCTGCCAGACTTTCTTTCGCTCCCAGGTGGATATCTTTTGGTGACAGGAACAATCCATGTCCACCAAGGATGGTGGCCGCAGTTTCAAAGGAAACACGGGTACGGGTGGATGGCTGCTCAAAAATCATGGCAACCGACTTGCCTTTGAACAATTGAGGAACGGCATTGGCCTTACGTGCTTCTTTAAGCAGGCCCATCAACTCCAGAATGCCTTCCAGGTCTTTACGGGTGTAATCCTGAGTTTTCAGGAAGTGCTTCAGTTCTGGCTTGTGCAGGTTGGTAGCACTGGAAGATGGCAGTTTCATGGTAATACTCCTGGTCTTTATGCAATGCACGCCCGGTTTGCCCGGAGCGGTGCATCCGTCTTTTCTTGGAACTGATGGTGTCTCCATCAGCAGGTCTTGGAAACTGAAGCTTAGGAGCACTTTTGTCGTCTGTGCTCCCGTCGTTGAGCACACTATAAAATCCCGATATTTATCAGCATTGATTCAGATCAATATTGATAAATATTGATTTTATTTTTAATTCTGATGAGATTTTTTGCATAAATAGCAGACACCCGGCAGGACTAAAACGACCGAAACCTCACCTGGAAATAATTTCCACAGCAAATAAGAACAATTAAATGATTTAGATCAATATCGAAAATAAACCGATATTTATCATGTTTACATATCTGAAAATAAATCGATGTTTGACTGATCCCGCATTCAGAAAGCTGGCTGATCCCGGTAACTGACTGCCGGATTGAATAATAAGCGGCCAACAGCTGCCTTAGAGGGGAAACAATAATGTCCAATGAAGCAACGGGGAAAATGGGGTTGCCCAGCCTGACCCTGTTCAGTGTCTGCGCTGTACTGGTGGTTGACGGGCTGACGGCCAGTGCGTCAATCGGTCCATCATCGATCGTCTGGTGGCTTATTACGCTGGTTCTTTTTGTGATTCCCTACGGCCTTA
It contains:
- the ptcA gene encoding putrescine carbamoyltransferase, which codes for MKLPSSSATNLHKPELKHFLKTQDYTRKDLEGILELMGLLKEARKANAVPQLFKGKSVAMIFEQPSTRTRVSFETAATILGGHGLFLSPKDIHLGAKESLADTGRVLSRMCDVILARVDDHKTVAGLAEHATVPVINGLCDWLHPTQMMADLFTMMEHLPEGKKMDDLTVAFVGDATNVCSDLMFCCTKFGMHFKHIGPKKYQAPQLWQDIAKENCEIYGGRLTVTDDTNEVEGCDIIVADSFYWFGQEAEKEERLATFIPNYVVTEEMMAKAGENAMFMHCLPANDQRECTREVMDGPRSVIFDEAENRLTAQMALLVYLTHKHIEVPTEETLAFHQDRIETFLSRF
- the arcC gene encoding carbamate kinase produces the protein MDKPILVVAIGGNALLQRGELMSCENQRKSVAATAQSLAKLSENYRLVIVHGNGPQVGLLALQNLSYRDCPPYPMDVLGAETQGMIGYLLEQGIRKELPQAEVTTLVTQVLVDANDPSIADPSKFIGPVYDRETAEKLAAEHGWTIKPDGAYWRRVVPSPAPVKVMETDAIKCLLDRNHIVICGGGGGAPVVKNGPDIEGFEAVIDKDATASMLAQEIGAAELLILTDGAHVCVDWGKPSERPLTDVTVTEMRGYAFAAGSMGPKVDACCAFAEKTGGVGNIGDLYHALDVMNRTTGTRIHR
- a CDS encoding AMP-binding enzyme, whose translation is MRGPNLSLGYQLDHQNEGLWVTDDNGDTWLNSGDLARQDSDGYFWLTGRKKELIVRGGHNIEPKLIEETMCKHPDVTLAAAVGRPDAHAGEVPVCYVQIADNSQVSDKELLDFANREIQEKAAIPKAVHKVKELPLTAIGKVFKPKLEMQEIEKCVIALAMKELPTVPVTVDVKQDPKYGILANVNLGECDATSRAEFEKTLGVYTFKSALS